A genomic region of Populus nigra chromosome 11, ddPopNigr1.1, whole genome shotgun sequence contains the following coding sequences:
- the LOC133668271 gene encoding uncharacterized protein LOC133668271 isoform X2: protein MEEIRRAAGAYYENLPDEEKRNARFSFNEMDKNKDGKINRDEYVEYLKKDNNTVLPSLFTALDKDGNGTLDFDEAIVLYYIMQSGRAIICQSCKTFLAGAYFTCSQCFFNDDDSVSTFDVCCDCYGGKKFRHNDGHIFCDNYTLLCQSRSATQAAPIQKRTKVLQVLKKGLQVAGITSSDVGGITSSDVGGITGNCSIM, encoded by the exons ATGGAGGAGATTCGCCGGGCTGCTGGAGCTTATTATGAGAATCTGCCCGATGAGGAGAAGAGAAATGCCAGATTTTCTTTCAATGAAATGGACAAAAACAAAGACGGGAAAATTAACCGAGATGAATACGTGGAGTATCTCAAGAAAGATAACAACACGGTTCTTCCAAGCTTGTTTACAGCGCTGGACAAGGATGGCAATGGAACCTTGGATTTTGATGAAGCAATCGTCTTGTACTACATCATGCAGAGTGGAAGGGCTATAATTTGCCAGTCTTGTAAGACGTTCTTGGCAGGAGCATACTTCACTTGCTCTCAATGTTTCTTCAATGATGATGATTCAGTTAGCACCTTTGATGTTTGTTGTGATTGTTATGGTGGTAAAAAGTTCAGACACAACGATGGGCACATCTTCTGCGATAACTATACTTTACTTTGTCAAAGCAGGAGCGCGACACAAGCTGCCCCCATACag AAGCGAACCAAGGTGCTTCAAGTCCTTAAAAAGGGACTTCAAGTTGCAGGCATAACTAGTAGTGATGTTGGAGGCATAACTAGTAGTGATGTTGGAGGCATAACTGGTA ACTGTAGCATTATGTGA
- the LOC133668271 gene encoding uncharacterized protein LOC133668271 isoform X1 has translation MEEIRRAAGAYYENLPDEEKRNARFSFNEMDKNKDGKINRDEYVEYLKKDNNTVLPSLFTALDKDGNGTLDFDEAIVLYYIMQSGRAIICQSCKTFLAGAYFTCSQCFFNDDDSVSTFDVCCDCYGGKKFRHNDGHIFCDNYTLLCQSRSATQAAPIQKRTKVLQVLKKGLQVAGITSSDVGGITSSDVGGITGIGDGDDGDGSSRSNCSIM, from the exons ATGGAGGAGATTCGCCGGGCTGCTGGAGCTTATTATGAGAATCTGCCCGATGAGGAGAAGAGAAATGCCAGATTTTCTTTCAATGAAATGGACAAAAACAAAGACGGGAAAATTAACCGAGATGAATACGTGGAGTATCTCAAGAAAGATAACAACACGGTTCTTCCAAGCTTGTTTACAGCGCTGGACAAGGATGGCAATGGAACCTTGGATTTTGATGAAGCAATCGTCTTGTACTACATCATGCAGAGTGGAAGGGCTATAATTTGCCAGTCTTGTAAGACGTTCTTGGCAGGAGCATACTTCACTTGCTCTCAATGTTTCTTCAATGATGATGATTCAGTTAGCACCTTTGATGTTTGTTGTGATTGTTATGGTGGTAAAAAGTTCAGACACAACGATGGGCACATCTTCTGCGATAACTATACTTTACTTTGTCAAAGCAGGAGCGCGACACAAGCTGCCCCCATACag AAGCGAACCAAGGTGCTTCAAGTCCTTAAAAAGGGACTTCAAGTTGCAGGCATAACTAGTAGTGATGTTGGAGGCATAACTAGTAGTGATGTTGGAGGCATAACTGGTATTGGTGATGGTGACGATGGTGATGGTTCATCGAGATCTAACTGTAGCATTATGTGA